A single window of Gossypium hirsutum isolate 1008001.06 chromosome A10, Gossypium_hirsutum_v2.1, whole genome shotgun sequence DNA harbors:
- the LOC121207546 gene encoding LOW QUALITY PROTEIN: probable pectate lyase 1 (The sequence of the model RefSeq protein was modified relative to this genomic sequence to represent the inferred CDS: inserted 1 base in 1 codon) codes for MAVSKKWFLASLAVLFLFLVGAMATVQTNNDSSTVEIEKLQNSKNSTMATRSEEVKALNEHAVADPEAVAAEVKTIIDMNIRNATERRKLGFFSCGTGNPIDDCWRCDPNWQKNRKRLADCGIGFGRNAIGGRDGRFYVVTDSNDDDPVNPKPGTLRHAVIQEQPLWIVFKRDMVIKLKQELLVNSFKTIDGRGXNVHIANGACITIQYVTNVIVHGLHIHDCKPTGNAMVRSSPTHFGWRTMADGDAISIFGSSHVWVDHNSLSNCADGLVDAVMGSTAITISNNHLTHHNEVMLLGHSDSYTRDKQMQVTIAYNHFGEGLIQRMPRCRHGYFHVVNNDYTHWEMYAIGGSANPTINSQGNRYAAPRNPFAKEVTKRVDTAESHWKSWNWRSEGDLLLNGAYFTPSGAGASASYARASSLGAKSSSMVGSMTSNAGALPCRRGRQC; via the exons ATGGCGGTTTCCAAGAAATGGTTTTTAGCTTCTTTAGCTGTtctgtttttgtttcttgttggaGCAATGGCCACTGTACAGACCAACAACGATTCCAG cACTGTGGAGATAGAGAAGCTGCAGAACTCAAAAAACTCAACAATGGCAACTAG GTCAGAAGAGGTTAAGGCCTTGAATGAACATGCTGTGGCTGATCCAGAGGCCGTAGCAGCCGAGGTTAAGACCATCATTGACAT GAATATTCGAAATGCGACGGAAAGGAGGAAGTTGGGGTTCTTCTCGTGCGGAACTGGTAATCCCATTGATGATTGCTGGCGTTGTGACCCCAACTGGCAGAAGAACCGGAAGAGACTTGCTGACTGTGGCATTGGTTTTGGAAGGAATGCAATTGGGGGGCGTGATGGACGCTTCTACGTTGTCACTGACTCTAATGATGATGACCCTGTTAACCCCAAACCTGGGACCTTGCGCCATGCTGTGATCCAGGAACAACCACTTTGGATTGTGTTCAAGAGGGACATGGTTATTAAGTTGAAGCAGGAGTTGCTGGTCAACAGCTTTAAGACCATTGATGGTCGTG TGAATGTCCATATTGCTAATGGGGCATGTATCACAATTCAATACGTTACCAATGTCATTGTTCATGGTCTTCATATTCATGACTGTAAGCCCACTGGCAATGCCATGGTTAGAAGCTCACCCACTCACTTCGGGTGGAGGACAATGGCTGATGGTGATGCAATCTCCATCTTTGGGTCAAGCCACGTTTGGGTTGATCACAATTCTCTTTCTAATTGTGCTGATGGTCTTGTTGATGCTGTCATGGGGTCAACTGCCATTACCATCTCCAACAATCACCTCACCCACCACAATGAG GTGATGTTGCTGGGTCACAGTGACTCTTACACAAGGGACAAGCAGATGCAAGTGACCATTGCCTACAACCATTTCGGAGAGGGACTTATCCAGAGAATGCCAAGGTGTAGGCATGGGTATTTCCATGTGGTAAACAATGACTACACTCATTGGGAAATGTATGCTATTGGGGGAAGTGCAAATCCTACCATAAACAGCCAGGGTAACAGATACGCAGCTCCAAGAAACCCGTTTGCAAAGGAG GTGACCAAGAGAGTGGACACAGCTGAAAGCCACTGGAAGAGCTGGAACTGGAGGTCGGAAGGAGATTTGCTGCTGAATGGTGCATATTTCACTCCATCTGGAGCCGGAGCCTCAGCAAGCTATGCCAGGGCCTCAAGCTTGGGAGCCAAGTCCTCCTCCATGGTTGGATCCATGACTTCCAATGCTGGAGCTCTACCCTGCCGAAGAGGCAGGCAATGCTAG